In the genome of Dunckerocampus dactyliophorus isolate RoL2022-P2 chromosome 6, RoL_Ddac_1.1, whole genome shotgun sequence, one region contains:
- the pcm1 gene encoding pericentriolar material 1 protein isoform X1: MATGGTALDDSADELHSWTATNASLEDRLNNMAWGATQQQQKANRSSEKNKKKLPAAVVESRLTNDISPDSTPWSGRRRPLQIKYATQWSVPDQTELDKIHQRINFSDLDESIGSDSQGRVTAANNQRQLAAENKKPYNFLPLHVNTNKSKELLPPAASAAPPTPAVSKESKKASPTQRDAANPNATAARLMCGGAERGPAAHADYEGGGTDIEIGLLVSKLVQVREYISKASSMRDDLVEKNDVPANVERLSHLIEHLKEQEKSYLRFLKKMLARENEDDDVGTQDSAVGSGSLVESTSLNADVRSSDVSNAVGSWPEATMRDQKEELENFRKQHELLKKMLEQQEQLRALQGRQEALLAMQHSAEHALAVIEDAAVVTEATGSVSGLSITSELNDELNDLIQRYNNQLRDSQTNSVPDNRRQAESLSLSREVSWSRTPQPFGPPQHRPVLHSASGPHTGLDVGPTAASVKLTHLQELQDKKETMDKILHELHSLRDQTLNNNHCKDVSDDVIPLTRLVAALLKRHAVAFPGGGFSAQRSLSTGGSSDCPSNGAAAAASFHPSLTQHDDSSNPVDKLRKLKEVHKRLNELRELVQYFQQTSDMMVDAVNENVKEDDEEEEETEDGSMLEAMFDSEQENRQPLTNIRNPQRGGNWSDLNCHGNRRGVSGSATNTRSSRLNTECEINNQSAANLRSFNGPSTIECQYNRDTPYNWVKDEDGLNNDVGPDEEASGSRSSSSLANGAAFSQEVHQHKAKQKLRHLQELVAMVQSDDTDTTTANEEEVQHQQQNNVRVFPEGPTEAAPTQDPRASDGALYCKAREKIYKEKLRQQKQALKQVHEESRMLREIQVKIQDLQLTCPDLQSSLSSQVSEQGLPWKIPAAASTPAVGQPSSSSAASPAVLKASAPEAAATAVANNKLWSEMRRHQMLREELRQRRKHLETLMAENQRRSGLADSPCRTDDKASSSEPVGSRDERTMASWGSTPCNMDVDEDDDYHSEHTVEEDNSSLDDSHMFSPGRIQTTYTKRKNHECNPKPPPAFSCEATGPHPSPHVKAKTKQQHPPPRSCNQSASQPAGTRRQENLCWAADLSVAEGSTHWQEQISQLQRQLDFSTNMCQTLMQDQQMLSYMLQGLMRGPYSMVSSNLSSPQVHLVMHQLNQCYTQLAWQQNNVQRLKQVLNELLQQQQLGTQHASSSAPGFHPFPLFPMGEFSQSAASHASPDQHKQHLDPSTSMKTEYMSFPPPLQRSPLNMATDGRPAAWPNHTVLRHPPQTPPLVSPRRCNQSPVECGLASEGSISSLPDRMDPTTITKTFKAGRKASAQANLASRSKTPLSKSRRRRGKGISKNNEGKESDSLSSTADFDQERAVSSRHKDQHLLDKLTQEKLDSKAKLGNKPNDLSSAYAWRTPFLSNRIACTEAADASSDFSLFEALRETIYSEVATLISQNESRPHFLIELFHELQLLNTDYLRQRALYSLQDLVTRHLAEKSASQEMLPLGAASWAGGSQSELTPSESPTTSDAEAVEKNVKKGDDTESVGNDSTMSSSNLDPFAKDHLSSTVIHLDKALARMRKYEHTKLKGDTSTAGDSDLSNVEATEATVDAGASGDVRCPQIDTQQLNQQIKAIMAEVIPFLKDNMDKVCSPQLLTSLRRKVLALTQQNDESKEFVRFFHRQLGGILQDSLGVFVGHTLKDCGEDLLVEISDILFNELAFFRLMQDLDNGIGVSSEAKQKKRRKAEAPPEANHTLKESVTVQLDTSSSPEEDKDKDDREQDSSQRGMCLASHLTCQDGEEDEEEAGACGLPLSISLSKAETQALTNYGSGEDENEEEEELEEFEAGPVDVQTSMQATAESQMEDHEEDIQEMKSELSSANGTTEVPVIDLADHEPTLMTSHGRREEEDKVEEEDEHTVPTAPEETSRISEVQSFPKDSINTSSPDTDSPVMINVDEAGSGNSSQRTSDEDDFVQVDDLPLQLSVMCEEELQKRIVEEQQNNDLRVEILGDNTELFAGLLGNDEALKEPGNAAAQEEEIKAHQIF, translated from the exons ATGGCAACAGGGGGCACTGCTTTGGACGACAGTGCGGACGAGCTGCACAGCTGGACTGCAACCAACGCCAGTCTGGAGGACAGACTCAACAACATG GCTTGGGGTGctacacagcagcagcagaaggccAACCGATCCTCGGAGAAGAACAAAAAGAAGCTGCCCGCCGCCGTGGTGGAGAGCCGCCTGACCAACGACATCTCGCCTGACTCCACCCCTTGGAGCGGGCGCCGGAGACCCCTCCAAATCAAATATGCCACCCAGTGGTCTGTGCCAGACCAGACGGAACTGGACAAGATCCATCAGCGGATCAATTTCTCTGACTTGGATGAG AGCATCGGGAGCGACTCCCAGGGCCGTGTCACCGCCGCCAACAACCAGCGGCAACTGGCAGCTGAGAACAAGAAGCCCTACAACTTCCTGCCGCTGCACGTCAACACTAACAAGAGCAAGGAGCTGCTCCCGCCTGCCGCCTCTGCCGCCCCGCCCACTCCGGCCGTCTCCAAGGAAAGCAAGAAAGCGAGCCCGACACAGAGGGATGCGGCGAACCCCAACGCCACGGCAGCGAGGCTCATGTGTGGCGGCGCCGAAAGGGGTCCAGCTGCACACGCCGACTACGAGGGAGGAGGAACCGACATTGAAATTGGCCTG TTGGTGAGCAAGCTGGTGCAGGTTCGCGAGTACATCAGCAAGGCCAGCTCCATGCGCGATGACCTGGTGGAGAAGAACGATGTGCCCGCCAACGTGGAGCGCCTCTCTCATCTCATCGAGCACCTCAAGGAGCAGGAGAAATCCTACTTGCGATTCCTTAAGAAAATGCTG GCTCGGGAGAATGAGGACGACGACGTTGGGACCCAGGACTCTGCAGTGGGCTCTGGTTCTTTGGTAGAGAGCACTTCCCTGAACGCCGACGTGAGGTCTTCAGATGTTTCAAATGCAGTG ggcagttggcCTGAAGCAACTATGCGAGACCAGAAGGAAGAGCTGGAGAACTTCCGCAAGCAGCACGAGCTGCTGAAGAAGATGCTGGAGCAGCAGGAGCAGCTGAGGGCCCTGCAGGGCCGCCAGGAGGCGCTGCTGGCCATGCAGCACAGTGCAGAGCACGCACTCGCAGTGATTGAGGACGCAGCAG TTGTCACGGAAGCCACCGGCAGCGTGTCGGGCCTGAGCATCACTTCAGAGCTCAACGACGAGTTGAACGATTTGATCCAGCGTTACAACAACCAACTGCGGGACTCACAG ACTAATTCAGTCCCAGACAACCGTCGCCAGGCAGAGAGCCTCTCCCTCTCCAGAGAAGTGAGCTGGTCCAGGACTCCCCAGCCTTTCGGCCCACCTCAACACAGGCCGGTCCTGCACTCGGCCTCTGGTCCGCACACTGGCCTCGACGTGGGGCCGACGGCTGCCAGCGTGAAACTCACCCACCTCCAAGAGCTCCAGGACAAGAAGGAAACGATGGACAAGATCCTGCACGAGCTGCACTCCCTCAGAGACCAGACTCTCAACAACAACCACTGTAAGGATGTTTCTGATGACGTTATTCCACTGACCCGACTTGTAGCAGCGCTGCTTAAACGGCACGCGGTTGCATTTCCAGGCGGTGGCTTCTCAGCGCAGCGCAGTTTGAGTACTGGAGGATCTTCAGACTGCCCATCGAACGGAGCTGCAGCCGCTGCTTCCTTTCACCCGTCGCTCACGCAACACGATGACAGTTCCAACCCTGTGGACAAACTCAG GAAGCTGAAGGAGGTCCACAAACGTTTAAATGAGCTTCGGGAATTGGTGCAGTACTTTCAGCAGACCTCTGACATGATGGTGGATGCGGTCAATGAAAACGTGAAGGAGgacgatgaggaagaggaggagactgAGGACGGCTCCATGCTTGAGGCTATGTTTGACTCTGAACAAGAGAACCGCCAGCCGCTGACCAACATCAG AAACCCACAGCGCGGTGGGAACTGGAGCGACTTGAACTGCCACGGCAACCGCCGCGGCGTCTCAGGTAGCGCCACCAACACCCGCAGCAGCAGACTTAACACAGAGTGTGAGATCAACAACCAGTCAGCGGCCAACCTCCGCAGCTTTAACGGCCCTTCAACCATTG AGTGTCAGTACAACAGGGACACCCCCTACAACTGGGTGAAGGATGAGGACGGTCTTAATAATGACGTGGGTCCAGACGAAGAGGCGTCAGGGTCTCGctcgagcagcagcctcgccaACGGCGCCGCTTTCTCTCAAGAGGTTCACCAGCACAAAGCCAAGCAGAAGCTCCGTCATCTGCAGGAGCTCGTAGCCATGGTTCAG AGTGATGACACAGACACCACAACAGCCAATGAGGAGGAAGTTCAACACCAGCAGCAGAATAACGTGAGAGTCTTTCCGGAGGGGCCGACGGAAGCTGCACCCACACAGGATCCCAGGGCATCGGACGGCGCTCTTTACTGCAAGGCCAG GGAGAAGATATACAAAGAGAAGCTTCGTCAGCAGAAGCAGGCGCTCAAACAGGTTCATGAGGAGAGTCGGATGCTTCGTGAAATCCAGGTCAAGATCCAGGATCTGCAGTTGACTTGCCCTGACCTGCAG TCCTCACTGTCCAGCCAAGTGAGCGAGCAAGGTTTGCCGTGGAAGATTCCGGCTGCAGCTTCGACCCCGGCCGTCGGGCAGCCATCCTCCTCGTCTGCGGCCAGTCCGGCCGTGCTCAAGGCCAGCGCGCCGGAAGCCGCCGCTACTGCAGTAGCCAACAACAAG ctctggtCGGAGATGCGTCGCCACCAGATGCTACGAGAAGAGCTGCGGCAGCGGCGGAAGCACCTGGAGACCCTGATGGCCGAAAATCAGAGACGCAGCGGCCTCGCCGACTCCCCCTGCAGGACAGATGACAAAGCGAGTTCCTCCGAGCCCGTTGGCAGCCGGGATGAAAG GACAATGGCCAGCTGGGGGTCCACTCCCTGCAACATGGACGTGGATGAGGATGATGACTATCACTCTGAGCACACGGTGGAGGAAGACAACAGCTCTTTGGATGACAGCCACATGTTTTCCCCGGGCAGGATTCAGACCACCTACACCAAGAGGAAGAATCACGAATG TAACCCAAAGCCCCCACCAGCCTTTTCCTGTGAGGCCACTGGCCCGCATCCGTCCCCTCATGTCAAGGCGAAGACCAAACAGCAGCATCCACCGCCCAGAAGTTGCAATCAGTCTGCGAGCCAGCCTGCAGGTACAAGGCGTCAGGAGAACCTGTGCTGGGCTGCTGATCTCTCCGTCGCTGAGGGCTCCACCCATTGGCAGGAGCAGATCAGCCAGCTGCAGCGACAACTGGACTTCAGCACCAACATGTGTCAAACGCTTATGCAGGACCAGCAG ATGCTGTCTTACATGTTGCAAGGCCTGATGAGGGGTCCGTACAGCATGGTGTCCAGCAACCTGTCGTCACCGCAGGTCCACCTGGTTATGCACCAGCTTAACCAGTGTTACACACAACTGGCTTGGCAGCAAAACAATGtacaaag ACTGAAACAAGTGCTGAATGAGctcctgcagcagcagcagttggGAACACAACATGCATCCTCTTCAGCCCCAG GATTTCACCCCTTTCCTCTCTTCCCCATGGGCGAGTTCTCTCAGAGCGCAGCAAGTCATGCCAGCCCGGACCAGCACAAGCAGCATTTAGACCCCAGCACCTCCATGAAGACAGAGTACATGAGTTTCCCTCCTCCACTGCAGCGCTCGCCTCTAAACATGGCGACAGACGGACG ACCTGCAGCGTGGCCTAACCACACCGTCCTGCGTCATCCACCTCAAACGCCTCCATTGGTCTCGCCCCGCCGCTGCAACCAGTCTCCGGTGGAGTGCGGCCTGGCCTCGGAGGGAAGCATCAGCAGCTTGCCTGATCGAATGGATCCCACCACCATCACAAAGACCTTCAAAGCTGGACGCAAGGCCTCCGCCCAAGCCAACTTGGCCTCACGAAGCAAGACGCCTCTTTCTAAGAGTCGGCGCAGGAGGGGCAAAGGAATCAGCAAAAACAACGAAG gtAAAGAGAGTGACAGCCTCAGCAGCACCGCCGACTTTGACCAGGAGAGGGCAGTCTCGTCCCGCCACAAAGATCAGCATCTGTTGGACAAACTCACGCAGGAGAAGCTGGACAGCAAGGCTAAGCTTGGGAACAAACCAAATGACCTCTCTTCTG CTTATGCTTGGAGAACACCCTTCCTCTCTAACAGAATTGCATGCACAGAAGCAGCAG ATGCAAGCAGCGACTTCTCCCTCTTTGAGGCTCTGAGGGAGACCATCTACTCCGAGGTGGCAACCCTGATATCCCAGAATGAGTCCCGGCCTCACTTTCTCATCGAGCTCTTCCACGAGCTGCAGCTGCTCAATACAGACTATCTGAGGCAGAGGGCGCTCTATTCCCTGCAG gacTTGGTGACCAGGCACCTGGCTGAGAAGAGCGCATCCCAGGAGATGCTGCCCCTGGGTGCAGCGTCTTGGGCTGGAGGCTCTCAGTCTGAGCTCACGCCCAGTGAAAGCCCCACGACCAGCGATGCC gaAGCAGTGGAGAAGAACGTGAAGAAGGGAGACGACACAGAGTCTGTGGGTAATGACAGCACCATGTCTTCTAGCAACCTGGATCCCTTTGCCAAGGACCACCTCA GCAGCACCGTCATCCACTTGGACAAAGCCTTGGCCAGGATGCGCAAGTACGAGCACACGAAGCTGAAAGGGGACACGAGCACCGCCGGCGACTCTGACCTCTCCAATGTTGAGGCCACTGAAGCTACGGTAGACG CAGGAGCGTCTGGTGACGTGCGCTGCCCTCAGATCGACACCCAGCAGCTCAATCAGCAAATCAAGGCCATCATGGCGGAGGTCATTCCCTTCCTCAAG GACAACATGGACAAGGTGTGTTCCCCGCAGCTGCTGACGTCTTTGCGCCGCAAGGTTCTGGCGCTCACCCAGCAAAACGACGAGAGCAAGGAGTTTGTGCGCTTCTTCCACCGACAGCTAGGGGGCATCCTGCAG GATTCTCTCGGCGTGTTTGTGGGCCACACCCTCAAGGACTGCGGCGAGGACCTCCTGGTGGAGATCTCGGACATCCTCTTCAACGAGCTGGCCTTCTTCAGGCTCATGCAGGACTTGGACAATGGCATCGGTGTCTCTTCGGAAGCCAAGCAGAAAAAGAGGCGGAAGGCTGAGGCGCCTCCTGAGGCCAATCACACTTTAAAG GAGAGCGTTACGGTCCAGCTCGACACGTCATCTTCTCCCGAAGAAGACAAG GACAAAGACGACAGAGAGCAGGATTCTTCTCAGCGGGGGATGTGCCTGGCCAGTCACCTGACATGCCAGGACGGTGAAGAAGATGAGGAAGAGGCTGGAGCTTGTGGGCTGCCGCTGTCCATCA GTCTTTCCAAAGCCGAGACTCAGGCCCTGACCAACTATGGCAGCGGCGAGGACGagaatgaggaggaggaggagctggaggagttTGAAGCGGGGCCCGTGGACGTCCAGACGTCAATGCAGGCCACTGCAGAAAGCCAGATGGAGGACCATGAG GAGGACATCCAGGAGATGAAAAGTGAGCTGAGCTCAGCAAACG GGACCACCGAGGTGCCCGTCATCGACCTGGCTGACCATGAGCCCACACTGATGACGAGTCACGGCAGgcgggaggaggaggacaaggtGGAGGAAGAAGACGAGCACACAGTCCCCACTGCTCCTGAAGAGACCAGCAGAATCTCAGAAGTTCAGAGCTTCCCGAAAGACTCAATCAACACCAGCAGTCCCGACACCGACTCACCCGTCATGATCAACGTGGAC GAGGCGGGTTCGGGCAACAGCAGCCAGAGGACATCGGACGAAGACGACTTTGTCCAAGTGGACGACCTTCCCCTGCAGCTCAGCGTCATGTGTGAG GAGGAGCTGCAGAAGAGGATCGTGGAGGAGCAGCAGAATAACGACTTGCGAGTGGAAATCCTCGGCGACAACACAGAACTTTTTGCGGGTCTCTTGGGAAACGACGAGGCTTTGAAGGAACCAG GAAACGCTGCTGCCCAGgaagaggaaataaaagcacATCAGATCTTCTGA